The genomic region TAGCCGCTGAAGTCGACACCGGTAAGTTCCTCGGCCATGTTGATTCCGCCGGGAGTGTCGACGTTGATCTCCATCATCTTGTCGCCGACGATGTCCAGCCCGGCCAGGTACATGCCATCACGGATCAGCTTGGGAGCGACGATACCGGCAAGGCGCAGGGCGTCGGCATCCGGTTCGGCCAGTTCGACCTTGCCTCCCGCTGTGACATTGCTGCGGGCGTCCCCCGAGTCGTTGTAGCGACGGAAGCACGCGTACTTCCCGTCGACCTGCAGCGGCCGTCCATTGAGCGTGAGCAGCCTGAGGTCGCCGTTTCGCGCTTCCGGCAGGTACTCCTGGACGATCGCGTAGCCGTCGCGGACGACGGCGTCGATCATCTGGTTGAGGTTCGCATCGCTGTCAGGGGTGACGACGAATACGCTCTGGCCACCGGAGCCCTGCAGCGGCTTGATCACGCCATGGCCGTCATGCGCCGCGATGAAGGCCTTGATCTCCTCGGCATCGAGCGTGATGCAGGTGACTGGCCGGACCACCTCCGGAAAGTGCTGGAAATAGGTCTTGTTGGAGGCATCGGTCAGGTGGGTCGGGTCGTTGAGCACGATCACGTGCCTGAGCGCCGCCAGTTGCGCGAACAGCAAGCCGCTGTTGGGTGCCCATGGACGCTCGTTGACTTCGTCCGCCGGATCGCTGCGCAGCATCAGCACGTCGAGTGCCTCGACCGAGATCCGCGCAACCTCCGCGTCGGCCGCCTGCACGTCGGCGAGGAAATCAGCGTCGTCCCGGTAATCGGTGCGCCTCGGCACGTGCGCATGGGCGTGCACCGTACCGTCGCTGTCATAGATGAAGCCGCCCAGGCCGATGAGGGCAACCGAATGCCCACGCTCGACCGCGCGCCGGGCCAGCCTGATGGTCGTGTAGTTGTCCTTCTCCGTCGCGATGTCGTTGATGACGAAGCCCAGCTTGATGGCGCGCGCAGCGCGCGGCTCCCGGCGGGACGAACCCTTCATGACCGCGGCTCCAGGTGGTAGAAATCGATGATGCCCGTTTCCCGGCAATGCGCCAGCCGCGCCTCGAACTCGGGATGGTCGAAGTAACGGGGCAGGAGCGCGGGCGGCACCGCCCATCCGTGTTCGACCAGCTGGTCGAGCACGACCCGATGCGACAGCGCGAACTTGCCCATCAGCAGGGGGACCAGGGGATTGCCCGCGTGCAGGTGGGCGATGAGGTCGCACAGCCCGCTCAGGTACACCGCATCCTTGGTCAATCCGCCGCCGCGCAGGGCACGCACCGCGATGTCGAAAGCGTCGTCGGTGGGCAGGCCATGCGTTTCGTGCAGGCACGCGAAGATCTGCGCGATGCCGTCGCCATGGATCGCCATGTCGACGGCGACCACACGCGCGGCCAGCACCCGCAGGCGGTCGCCCGACAGATAGCCGGCCAGGTACTCGGCCAGCACCCCCAGCCCTTCCTGCAGCGCGTCGTAGTGAGCCAACCCGACTTCCAGCTGGCGCAGCGGCTGCTTCGAGCCGTTGTAGCGCGTCACCACATGGGTGCCGATCTCATGCTGGACCAGCGGCTGGATGCGCGCGTGCGGCAGGCGTATGTCACCGTCGACGTAGAAGGTCCCGTGCGACACCATCATCATCGAGCCGATGTCGGTGTCGACGACGATGTCGGCATGGAAATCGGGTGCGCGCTGCCGGTACCAGTCCAGCTCGGCCTCGACCGCCTCAAGGACTTCGTCGATGCCGGCATCCGCTACCAGTGCACGGCCATGCGGCACCTCCCGCAGGATGTCGCAGGCTAGTTCCAGCAAGGTGGCATCCACCCCGCCGAACAGGTCCAGGCTGGCGGTCACGAAGCCGTCGGTGCCACGTAATCGCACCAGTTCGACCTGGCGCTCGAGCTCGCGCTGCTTCTCCGACAGGAGCCCCTCGAGCAGCGGCGACTCGATGCGGTCGATGGGCAGGTCGAGGAGACGTTGGCGGGCGTCGTCCAGGTCGATCTCGAGATCGATGTACCGCAGAGGCTCGACGCGGGTGTAGCCGCTGCTCCTGAAGCTTTCCCAGAGTCCGTCGTTATCGACCGGCGAGAGCGCCAGCAGCCAGTCCAGCTGCCGATCCAGTTCGGCCAGCTCACCATCGATCCCGGCCGCCACGGGCGGCAGCCCGCACACGTCGGATCCGATGTGCCGGGCGGCGCTCAGCGACATGCGGTGAACTCCGGACGGACCCCATCCACGGCGGCCTGGAGCCCCTTGCGGAGATCCTCGATGACTTCGATGTCGGCATGTCCCTCCCACTCGTCCATGTAGATCTTCTTGTACTCCAGGGTGATGGCGCACACGCGATCGCCGTAGGTCGCGTACAGCCATTCCGGGAAATGGCCCCCATCGGGATAACGCACGTTCTCGCGCACATCCAGGCGGCGCCCGCCCGCGGGGTGCTCGCCGAGCACTTCGATCATGTACTCGACGACAGCGCCCCAGCGGCTGCGGTCCAGCGTGGTCGCACCCACGTCGATGTCGGGATTTCCGCCGGCCATCGCGGGCTGGGCGTCGGCACCGGCGCGGCGATGGTTGTAACTGTGGATGTCCAGGACCAGGACACAGCCCCAACGGGCGATCAGGTGCTCGACCAGCTCCGTCACCATGGCGTAGAAACGGTCGTGCAGGGCGAGCGAAAGCGCAAGCTCCTGCTCCGGCAACGGCCCTTTCCACACCCGTATCCCCCAGGTGTCCTCCGGGTTGGTCGAGAGCGCCCGCTCACGGGGCCGGTTCAGATCAACCTGGAAGCGCGATGCGCGCACGCACAGCCGCACATCGCCTACAGAGACCAGGACACCGGTCATGGGATCCTCCTCGCGACGGCGCTGGTCCTCGTCGATCGCCAGATGCGGGATCAATGACGGACGCATCAGATGGCCGTCATGGATCGCGGTCGCGACCACCGGCCCCTCGTCCAGGACCAGGTCCCAGTCGGCACTGGGCCGCTGCAGGACCAGCCGCTCGTCCAAGCCGAAGAACGACGATGTCGCGGGCGCTTTATCGTCCATGCGCCGATGCTTCCACTGCAGGTATTAGGGCACCGTGATTGGCTGAACGCCGCGTTCAAACTACGTCCAGCCGGGTACGTCCCATGCCGGTCCCGCCCCCCGAACGCTTCCGCGCGAGGTGCGGAGCAGGGCGGCGGCTTCAGCCGTCGAAATGGATATGGCCGCGGTGCCGCGGCTGCCATTCGCATCCGTCGGCAGCAAATGCGCGGACCCGTTCGCCGACCACAACCTCCCCGACCCGGGATACCGGAACGCCGGCGTTGGCGGCCGCGGCGAGGATCTCACCGTCTGTGGCCGTCGGAGCGGTAAACGCGAGTTCGTAGTCATCGCCGCCGCTAGCCTGGAAGCTCGCACGGGCGTCGTCATCGCAGGCAGTGCCGAGCGCATCCGAAGCCGGCAGCCGGTCCAGAGCGATCCGCATGCCGACGCCGCTGGCCTCGCAGACGTGGTCGAGGTCGGCCAACAGGCCATCGGATACGTCGATGCAGGCGTGGGCAAGACCGGACAACGCTCGACCCAGTGCGATGCGCGGGGTTGGGCGATCGAGGCGCTGGCGCAGCGTATCGACAGCGGGGATTGCTCCGGATTCAAGCAGCGCCAGCGCAGCGGCAGCATCGCCGAGGGTGCCGCTGACCCAGACCGTGTCGCCCACCCGCGCGGCATCGCGCCTCAGCGCACGACCGGGCTCCACGAAGCCATGTACGGTCACGCAGACCGACAATGGGCCGCGGGTGGTGTCACCGCCAACCAGGGCGACGCGGTGCTGCGCAGCCAGTTCGAGGAAGCCGTCAAGGAAACCGTCGAGCCAGTCTTCATCGCTTTCGGGCAGAGACAGCGACAGCGTGCACCAGGCCGGTTCGGCGCCCATCGCGGCAAGGTCGGACAGGTTGACCGCCAGCGCTTTCCAGCCGATGTCGGCCGCGGCGGTAGCACGCGGGAAGTGGACACCGGCGTTGAGGGTGTCCATTGCGACCACGAGCTGGTGCCCGGTCGGCGGTTGCAGCAGCGCGGCGTCGTCGCCGATGCCGAGGATCACGTCGTCGCGGGTCGCGGCGCGCTGTCTTATCCGGGTGATGAGTTCGAACTCGGCCAAACGCCTGCCCTCTCTCCGGCCCACCGGTACAGCCGGCGGACATTCATCGACACACGAGCAATGGCCCGCAAACGCGTCTCTTCACCCCTGCCCTCTCCCGTAAACGGGAGGAACAGCATCAATCGCGACGCGCAGCACCGAACTCGGCGGCACGCCATTCGGCGGCGGCGTGGTCGAGCACACCATTGACGTAGGTGTGGCCGTGCTCGGTGCCAAACTTCTTGACGCTCTCGATGGCCTCGTTGATGACCACGCGATACGGCACGTCGAGGCGATGGCGCAGCTCGTAGGCAGCGATGCGCAGGCCGGCGCGCTCGATCGCATCCACCTCCTCGACCGTGCGGTCGAGGAACGGGGTGAGCGCTTCGTCGAGTTCCTGGCGGTGCTTGTCCACACCGATCACCAGATCCTCGAAATAGGCCAGGTCGGCGTGTTCGCGGGCCTGTTCATGGGCGAACTGGGCCAGCACCTCGCGCACTGGCGCGCCTGACATCTGCCAGGCATAGACCGCCTGCAGCGCGCGGCGACGGGCACGGGTACGGGCGATGGGATCGACCCCGTCCGGGCGGCGGCGGTTCACGGACGCCCCTCCAGCAGGTCGCCTTCCACGAGTGTATCCATGAACGTGTCGAGGTCGTCGGGTTCCGGCAGCTGCGACAGCAGGTGCGCCATCTCGATCGCGACCAGCGCGGCCTCCTCGCCCTTGTTGCCGAGGTTGCCACCGGCGCGGGCCTCGGCGTCCTCGAAGCGGTCGACCGCCAGCACCCCGTTGGCGACCGGCACGCCAAAGTCCAGCGAGACCCGCATCAGCGCGTCGGAAACGCCATCGGCGACCTGTTCGTAATGGCGGGTGTCGCCACGCACCACGCAACCCAGGGCGACGATCGCGGCATGGTCACCGGCCTCGGCCAGGCGGGCGGCGGTGACCGGGATTTCCCAGGCACCGGGCACCCGGATCACGTCGATCGCGGTTTCGACAACGCCGTTCCCGGTGAATGTCTTGCGGGCCCCGGCAACCAGGGTATCGGTGATGCGCGGGTTCCAGCGGCTGGCGATGATCGCGTAGCGCGCGCCCGGGGGGCTGCGCAGATCGCCTTCGATATGGGGCATGGGGTGGTGGCTTCGAGTTGTGTTGCGTGAGGGGCAGTTTAGCGGCTTCGGAGGGGAGCGGGTCTAGCAACCATCCCCAGACACGTACTCGACCACCTCCAGCCCGAACCCGGCCAGGCCGATCTGCTTGCGCGGAGTGCCGAGCACGCGCAGCTTGCCGAGGCCGAGGTCAGCGAGGATCTGGCCGCCTGCGCCGTTGCGTCGCCATTCGCTGAGAGCCTGGCCGCGACCACCGGCGACCGGCTCTTCGTGGTGCCCGCTTTCGGCAGGCATCCCGACCTGGATCCGTCGCAGCAGGGCATCGGGCGACGGCTGATCGCCTCCGAGCACCACCAGCGCGCCACGGCCTTCGGCGGATATCCGCGCCAGCACGTCGCTCACCGCGGGGCCAAAGTCCGGACGCCGCCAGTGCAGCGTATCGGCCAACGGGTTGTGCACGTGCACGCGGACGAGAGTCGGGGTGACGGCATCGGGTGCGCCGCGCAGCAGGGCGAAATGCAGGACGTGACTGAGCCGGTCACGGTAGGTCACCAGCTGGAACTCGCCGTGCTCGGTCTCGATCGGGCGTGCGTCGACCCGCTCGACGGTGTGCTCGGTGTCGAGCCGATGGCGGATCAGGTCCTCGATCGAACCGATCTTCAAGCCATGCTCGGCAGCGAACTGCTCCAGTTGCGGGCGCCGCGCCATGCTGCCGTCGGGGTTGAGGATCTCGACCAGCACCCCGGCCGGCTCCAGCCCGGCCAGCATCGCCAGGTCGGCCGCGGCCTCGGTATGTCCGGCGCGGTTGAGCACGCCGCCCGGCTGTGCCTGCAACGGGAAGATGTGGCCGGGCTGGTGCAGGTCGGCCGGCTTCGCATCCGGGCGCACTGCGGTGCGGACGGTGTGGGCGCGGTCGTAGGCGCTGATGCCGGTGGTCACGCCCTCGGCCGCCTCGATGCTGACGGTGAAGTTGGTGTGGTGCTGCGAGGTGTTGTCGCGCACCATCGGCGGCAAGCCGAGCTGGGCGCAGCGCTCGCGGGTCAGCGACAGGCAGACCAGGCCGCGCGCGTGGGTGACCATGAAGTTGATGTCCGACGGCTTGACCAGCTCGGCGGCCATGATCAGGTCGCCTTCGTTCTCGCGGTCCTCGTCGTCGACGATCACGACCATGCGGCCGTTGCGGATTTCTTCCAGCAGCTCGGGGATGGGGGCGAAAGGCATGTTGGGCTCCGGTGTACTTCTCGTCATCCCGGCGAAAACCGGGATCCAGCATCTGAAAAACAGTGCTTCTGGAAAAAAGTCGAAATGGATTCCGGCTTTCGCCGGGATGACGTCGGGTTAATTGTCGCGTCCGGGCAGCAGGCCCGCTCCCAACAAGCGCTCGACGTAACGTGCGACCTGGTCGATCTCGAGGTTCACCGCGCTGCCGACGCGGGTATGGGCGAAGGCGGTGTTGGCGACGGTGTGCGGTACCAACGCGACCTCGAAGCCATCACCGTCGACTTCGTTGACGGTCAGGCTGACGCCATCCACGCAGATCGAGCCCTTCTTCGCGATGTAGCGCAGCAGGTCGGGCGGCGCGGCGAAGCGCCAACGCTGGGCGCGTGCATCCGCGTCGATCGACAGCACCTGGCCGAGGCCGTCGACGTGACCGCTGACCAGGTGGCCGCCGAGGCGGTCGGTCGGGCGCATCGCGCGCTCCAGATTGACCGGCGTGCCCGGCTCGAGGTTGCCGAGTGTGGTCAGGGCGAGGGTTTCGTTGGAGGCGTCCGCGGCGAAGCCGTGCGTGTCGAATGCGACCACGGTCAGGCACACGCCGTTGACGGCGATGCTCTCGCCGAGCCGGACCTGCTCGAAAGGCAGGCTGCCCGCCTCGATGGCCAGGCGCATGTCGCCGCCGATGGGCTCGGCCGACGCCAGCCGGCCGACACCTTCAATGATGCCGGTGAACATCAGTGCGCCTCCATCGCTCGGACATGCCGGATACCCGGACGAAAAGAGGCTCCCGCATCAGTCCCCGCACATGGATGCACGGGCATTTGCGGAAGGAACTGCGAACAAGAATCACCGATCATGGATACGTTTCCCGCGGAATTGAGCGAAAAACGCCCCAAGGCATGAGGCAGGCACGCGCAGGCGGATCACCGCTGCGTCGGGCGATGCCGTCTTCTTTCATCCGGACTGTGGGCCGTTCCGGCGAACCGGAACCGGTTCGTCGAAAACAGGCTGGACCGTCGGCTCCGGCATTCGACCGGATCTGCTGACCTTCCCGGCTTGCATCGAACATGCCGGGAAGCGCTCGCGGGCTCGCACGGCATCCGAATCGAATGCCGCGCCTACCGCCGGTGGGGAATTCCACCCCGCCCTGAAGACGTCGTTGGTATTACCAGCCAAGCCCAGCGGACCTGCCGGCGCGGGGATTCTAGCACCCGGGCCATGGCCGCGCCGGGGATGCAGCGTTCCACCGGCCGAAGCGGCGTAAGGCGCGATGAGGCCTTCTCATAAAGGTGGTTCTTCTCCCGATCAGGGGGAGAGAGCGCCGGGTCCACTGGATGACCGGGGCGCCGGGGGCGAAGGCCCTTGGATGCGAATGTCCCCCGGCACCGGCCAGGGCCGGCGCCTCCTCCTTGATTTCGCACCCAAGGGCCTTCACCCCCGGCGTTCGGACATGACCGGTGGCTCCAGATGCGGAATGCCGGGGAGGACTACTTCGCGTTCCAGCGTGACCGCGCGATCCGACGTGGCCTGCCGGCCTTGATGGCGAAATCAAGGAGGAGGCCGCCGCCACGGGCGGCGGCCGGGGGACATTCGCCGTCAAGGCCGGCAGGTCGCGTCGGGACAGCCAAGTAGCGGCGAGAACCGGCAATCGAACACAAGCGGCAGCGCCCACGCCTTCGCTGAAGGCGAACTCTTCCCCTCGCTTAGGAGAAGGCTTACGCAGCTCCTGCAGAGTATTTTCCGCGAGGCATGGCGGAAAGCCGAAGCTACGGCTTGCGTCGCAGATGCAGGAACAGCGGCCACTGGATCGGGCGGACCTCGTCGGGATCGCCCCAGGCGGCCGCCAGCGCCGGGGCGTGACGGGCAACCGGATCGTCGCCGGTTTCCGCCAGGCAGCGGGCGCTGGCGGACTGGCTGGCGAGATAGCGCAGGAAACGGGCCAGCGACCATTCGACTTCCAGCCACGACTCCGATGCCGGCAGCGGCGAAGCGACCATGGGAAAGGGCCAGTCGAAACCGGCGTAGCGGGCATCGATATCGGCGCGCTCGGGCGGCCAGTGAGGTTCGATCTGGCGGCGGAACGCGGCAACCGCGTCGATCATGCCCTCCGGCGGCAGAAAGTCGGCATAACCCCATGCCGCGAGCATCCCGCCCGCCGCTAGCACCCGCTCGCATTCGGCGAAGAAACGCGGCCGGTCGAACCAATGCAGCGCCTGCGCGACGGCGACCATCTGCACGCTGGCATCGGGCAGTGCGGTGCGCTCACCCGGCTCGACCGCGAGACTGACCGATCCCCCGCCCGGCCAGGCCCAATGCCGCGCCAGCTGCTCGGCGCTGGGTTCGGTGGCGTGGACGTGGGCGAAGCGGGCGGCGAGTCCACGGGTGGCCTGGCCGCTGCCGCACCCAGGCTCCCACACCCGGGCATCGGCCGGGATGAGCCCGGCCAGGGCATCGAACAGCGCGTCGGGGTATTCGGGCCGGGCTGCAGCGTAGCTGTCGGCGACACCGGAGAAGTGGTCCTTGAACCGTTCCGATGCCATGCCGGTCAACCTGCTGAAGGCCTCAGCAGCAGCCTCGTGTCGGCGCCGAGCTGTCGGGATTCGACCAGCGACAGGTCCAGGCGTTCGGCCATGCTGTTGATCTCAAGACCGTCGAACAGAGGCCGCGCCCGGGCGCCGAGCACGATCGGGGCGACGTACAGCAGCAGCTCGTCCACCAGGCCGGCTTGCAGAAAGGCGCCGGCGAGGGTCGCGCCAGCCTCGAGCTGGACTTCGTTGACCTGGTGGCGCTCGGCCAGCAGGCGCAGCACCGCGTTCAGGTCGAAACGGCCGCCCGGCGCCGGCACTGAAGCCACCTGTGCGCTCAGCCCCCGCGGGGGCTTCGCGTCCGGGGCATGGATATAAAGGGTCGGCGCATCGCCCTCGCGCACACGGCCACGACCGACCGTGGCCAGGCCCGGATCAAGGACGACCCGCAGCGGCGGCACGAACGGCGTGTCGTCGCCCAGGCGTACGGTCAACTGCGGGTCGTCGGCCAGCACGGTGCCGGCACCGGTCAGGATCGCGCCACTGCATGCGCGCCAGTGCTGCACGTCCAGCCGCGAGGCCTCGCCACTGATCCACTTCGACTCGCCATTGGCCAGCGCGGTGCGGCCGTCGAGGCTGGTGGCGAGCTTGACCCTCACCCACGGCCGGCCGCGCTCGATCCGTGACAGGTAACCGCGGTTGAGCTGGCGTGCCTGCGTTTCCACCAGCCCGCATTCGACCGCGATGCCGGCTGCGCGCAGGCGCTCGAAGCCCTGCCCGGCCACCTGCGGGAACGGGTCGCGCATCGCCGCCACCACCCGCGACACACCGGCTGCGACCAGCGCGTCCGCACACGGGCCGGTGCGGCCTGTATGCGCGCACGGCTCCAGAGTCACGTAGGCGGTGGCGCCGCGCGCGCGCTCACCGGCCGCCTGCAGGGCGTGGATCTCGGCGTGCGGCTCGCCGGCGCGTTGATGCCAACCCTCGCCGACGACCTCCTCGCCGTGTGCGATCACACAGCCGACCATCGGATTCGGCTTGGTGGTGTATGCGGCGCGCCCGGCCAGGCGCAGGGCATGCGCCATGAACAGGTGATCGAGCGAGGAGAAGGAAAATGGGGTCAGAGTCATTTTTTCCTGCTGCCGCCGGTGCGCTGTGTCCGCGGGGGAAAAAATGACTCTGACCCCACTTTTTCCCCCAGTAGCGGCAATTGACCTTCCGCAGCATGGTCGCTTTCGAGCCGGTCGAGCTCCTCACGGAAGTCGGCCACATCCTCGAACGCGCGGTACACCGAGGCGAAGCGCACGTAGGCGACATGATCGAGCTTGCGCAGCTCGGCCATCACGAACTCGCCCACGCGCAGCGACGCCAACTCGCGCTCGGTGGTCATCCGCAACTGGTGCACGACCGCGCGCACCGCCGCTTCGATCTGTTCCTCCGATACCGGCCGCTTCTGCAGCGCGCGGTCGAAGCCGGCACGCAGCTTGCGGGCATCGAAGGCTTCGCGGCGGCCGTCGCTCTTGATGATCGCCGGCAGCTTGAGCTCGACGGTCTCGAGCGTCGAGAAACGCTCCCCGCAAGCCTCACAGACGCGGCGACGGCGGATCGTCGCACCGTCGTCGGACACGCGCGAGTCGATCACGCGGGTGTCGGTGTGCTGACAGAAGGGACAATGCATGGAGTGCCTGGCTGGGGGAGAACGTCATGCCGTAGTCACGGCCGCGTCGCAACGGTACCCGAGAAGGGGCAGGCCGGCAAAATCAGGCGCGACGCCAGTGCCACAGCAGCGCGGTCGG from Lysobacter alkalisoli harbors:
- a CDS encoding ATP-grasp domain-containing protein codes for the protein MKGSSRREPRAARAIKLGFVINDIATEKDNYTTIRLARRAVERGHSVALIGLGGFIYDSDGTVHAHAHVPRRTDYRDDADFLADVQAADAEVARISVEALDVLMLRSDPADEVNERPWAPNSGLLFAQLAALRHVIVLNDPTHLTDASNKTYFQHFPEVVRPVTCITLDAEEIKAFIAAHDGHGVIKPLQGSGGQSVFVVTPDSDANLNQMIDAVVRDGYAIVQEYLPEARNGDLRLLTLNGRPLQVDGKYACFRRYNDSGDARSNVTAGGKVELAEPDADALRLAGIVAPKLIRDGMYLAGLDIVGDKMMEINVDTPGGINMAEELTGVDFSGYVIADLERKVGLRDHYNRTLGNNELATM
- a CDS encoding flavohemoglobin expression-modulating QEGLA motif protein; this encodes MSLSAARHIGSDVCGLPPVAAGIDGELAELDRQLDWLLALSPVDNDGLWESFRSSGYTRVEPLRYIDLEIDLDDARQRLLDLPIDRIESPLLEGLLSEKQRELERQVELVRLRGTDGFVTASLDLFGGVDATLLELACDILREVPHGRALVADAGIDEVLEAVEAELDWYRQRAPDFHADIVVDTDIGSMMMVSHGTFYVDGDIRLPHARIQPLVQHEIGTHVVTRYNGSKQPLRQLEVGLAHYDALQEGLGVLAEYLAGYLSGDRLRVLAARVVAVDMAIHGDGIAQIFACLHETHGLPTDDAFDIAVRALRGGGLTKDAVYLSGLCDLIAHLHAGNPLVPLLMGKFALSHRVVLDQLVEHGWAVPPALLPRYFDHPEFEARLAHCRETGIIDFYHLEPRS
- a CDS encoding N-formylglutamate amidohydrolase, with product MDDKAPATSSFFGLDERLVLQRPSADWDLVLDEGPVVATAIHDGHLMRPSLIPHLAIDEDQRRREEDPMTGVLVSVGDVRLCVRASRFQVDLNRPRERALSTNPEDTWGIRVWKGPLPEQELALSLALHDRFYAMVTELVEHLIARWGCVLVLDIHSYNHRRAGADAQPAMAGGNPDIDVGATTLDRSRWGAVVEYMIEVLGEHPAGGRRLDVRENVRYPDGGHFPEWLYATYGDRVCAITLEYKKIYMDEWEGHADIEVIEDLRKGLQAAVDGVRPEFTACR
- the thiL gene encoding thiamine-phosphate kinase — its product is MAEFELITRIRQRAATRDDVILGIGDDAALLQPPTGHQLVVAMDTLNAGVHFPRATAAADIGWKALAVNLSDLAAMGAEPAWCTLSLSLPESDEDWLDGFLDGFLELAAQHRVALVGGDTTRGPLSVCVTVHGFVEPGRALRRDAARVGDTVWVSGTLGDAAAALALLESGAIPAVDTLRQRLDRPTPRIALGRALSGLAHACIDVSDGLLADLDHVCEASGVGMRIALDRLPASDALGTACDDDARASFQASGGDDYELAFTAPTATDGEILAAAANAGVPVSRVGEVVVGERVRAFAADGCEWQPRHRGHIHFDG
- the nusB gene encoding transcription antitermination factor NusB; protein product: MNRRRPDGVDPIARTRARRRALQAVYAWQMSGAPVREVLAQFAHEQAREHADLAYFEDLVIGVDKHRQELDEALTPFLDRTVEEVDAIERAGLRIAAYELRHRLDVPYRVVINEAIESVKKFGTEHGHTYVNGVLDHAAAEWRAAEFGAARRD
- the ribH gene encoding 6,7-dimethyl-8-ribityllumazine synthase: MPHIEGDLRSPPGARYAIIASRWNPRITDTLVAGARKTFTGNGVVETAIDVIRVPGAWEIPVTAARLAEAGDHAAIVALGCVVRGDTRHYEQVADGVSDALMRVSLDFGVPVANGVLAVDRFEDAEARAGGNLGNKGEEAALVAIEMAHLLSQLPEPDDLDTFMDTLVEGDLLEGRP
- the ribB gene encoding 3,4-dihydroxy-2-butanone-4-phosphate synthase, which gives rise to MPFAPIPELLEEIRNGRMVVIVDDEDRENEGDLIMAAELVKPSDINFMVTHARGLVCLSLTRERCAQLGLPPMVRDNTSQHHTNFTVSIEAAEGVTTGISAYDRAHTVRTAVRPDAKPADLHQPGHIFPLQAQPGGVLNRAGHTEAAADLAMLAGLEPAGVLVEILNPDGSMARRPQLEQFAAEHGLKIGSIEDLIRHRLDTEHTVERVDARPIETEHGEFQLVTYRDRLSHVLHFALLRGAPDAVTPTLVRVHVHNPLADTLHWRRPDFGPAVSDVLARISAEGRGALVVLGGDQPSPDALLRRIQVGMPAESGHHEEPVAGGRGQALSEWRRNGAGGQILADLGLGKLRVLGTPRKQIGLAGFGLEVVEYVSGDGC
- a CDS encoding riboflavin synthase: MFTGIIEGVGRLASAEPIGGDMRLAIEAGSLPFEQVRLGESIAVNGVCLTVVAFDTHGFAADASNETLALTTLGNLEPGTPVNLERAMRPTDRLGGHLVSGHVDGLGQVLSIDADARAQRWRFAAPPDLLRYIAKKGSICVDGVSLTVNEVDGDGFEVALVPHTVANTAFAHTRVGSAVNLEIDQVARYVERLLGAGLLPGRDN
- a CDS encoding class I SAM-dependent methyltransferase codes for the protein MASERFKDHFSGVADSYAAARPEYPDALFDALAGLIPADARVWEPGCGSGQATRGLAARFAHVHATEPSAEQLARHWAWPGGGSVSLAVEPGERTALPDASVQMVAVAQALHWFDRPRFFAECERVLAAGGMLAAWGYADFLPPEGMIDAVAAFRRQIEPHWPPERADIDARYAGFDWPFPMVASPLPASESWLEVEWSLARFLRYLASQSASARCLAETGDDPVARHAPALAAAWGDPDEVRPIQWPLFLHLRRKP
- the ribD gene encoding bifunctional diaminohydroxyphosphoribosylaminopyrimidine deaminase/5-amino-6-(5-phosphoribosylamino)uracil reductase RibD, with the translated sequence MTLTPFSFSSLDHLFMAHALRLAGRAAYTTKPNPMVGCVIAHGEEVVGEGWHQRAGEPHAEIHALQAAGERARGATAYVTLEPCAHTGRTGPCADALVAAGVSRVVAAMRDPFPQVAGQGFERLRAAGIAVECGLVETQARQLNRGYLSRIERGRPWVRVKLATSLDGRTALANGESKWISGEASRLDVQHWRACSGAILTGAGTVLADDPQLTVRLGDDTPFVPPLRVVLDPGLATVGRGRVREGDAPTLYIHAPDAKPPRGLSAQVASVPAPGGRFDLNAVLRLLAERHQVNEVQLEAGATLAGAFLQAGLVDELLLYVAPIVLGARARPLFDGLEINSMAERLDLSLVESRQLGADTRLLLRPSAG
- the nrdR gene encoding transcriptional regulator NrdR — its product is MHCPFCQHTDTRVIDSRVSDDGATIRRRRVCEACGERFSTLETVELKLPAIIKSDGRREAFDARKLRAGFDRALQKRPVSEEQIEAAVRAVVHQLRMTTERELASLRVGEFVMAELRKLDHVAYVRFASVYRAFEDVADFREELDRLESDHAAEGQLPLLGEKVGSESFFPPRTQRTGGSRKK